A single window of Jaculus jaculus isolate mJacJac1 chromosome 14, mJacJac1.mat.Y.cur, whole genome shotgun sequence DNA harbors:
- the LOC101595712 gene encoding vomeronasal type-1 receptor 4-like — protein MDSRDMTVGVIFLFQTALGILGNSACLSLFFLADFTRSKVKPTDLIVKHLNWANLMVLLLKGVPQTMAAFGMSYFLDDILCKLIFYFHRVARGVSLGSTSLLSVFQVITISPSNSMWVQLKVRANTTFIWSGLGLWWALQLLANIAIPMRVTDLLSARNLTGSRDYVYCATVDPGTKINMYVVLLASTDAMCLGLMALSSGSMVLILTKHRQRVQHIHSSQIPRSSPEARATHSILTIVSSFVLFYTISLILTMYLTYYDGRNRWLVNANVAMSACFPALCPFLLISQYTAISNLCCVESYKKTVCPCVVIEL, from the coding sequence ATGGACTCCAGAGACATGACTGTGGGAGTCATCTTCCTGTTCCAGACTGCCCTGGGAATCCTGGGAAACTCTGCCTgcctttccctcttcttcctcgcTGACTTCACTAGGAGCAAAGTGAAGCCCACAGACCTGATTGTCAAGCACCTGAACTGGGCCAACCTCATGGTTCTTCTCCTCAAAGGAGTCCCCCAGACAATGGCTGCCTTTGGTATGAGTTATTTTCTAGATGATATTCTGTGTAAACTCATCTTTTATTTCCACAGAGTGGCCAGAGGAGTATCCCTTGGTTCCACGTCACTCTTGAGTGTCTTTCAGGTCATCACAATCAGCCCCAGCAATTCCATGTGGGTACAGCTCAAGGTCAGAGCCAATACCACGTTCATTTGGTCAGGCCTGGGCCTGTGGTGGGCCCTTCAGCTGCTGGCAAATATTGCCATTCCCATGAGGGTGACTGATCTGTTGAGTGCCAGAAATCTGACTGGGTCTAGAGACTATGTGTACTGTGCTACTGTGGATCCTGGCACTAAAATCAACATGTATGTTGTCCTGTTGGCCTCCACAGATGCCATGTGTTTGGGACTCATGGCATTGTCCAGTGGTTCCATGGTGCTTATCCTAACAAAGCACAGGCAGAGAGTCCAACACATTCACAGCTCCCAGATTCCTCGGTCCTCCCCTGAGGCCAGAGCCACCCACAGCATCCTTACTATAGTGAGCAGCTTTGTCCTCTTTTATACAATTTCTCTCATCCTAACTATGTATTTGACTTACTATGATGGACGTAACAGGTGGTTAGTCAATGCCAATGTAGCAATGTCTGCATGCTTCCCGGCCCTCTGCCCCTTTCTGCTCATCAGCCAGTACACTGCTATTTCTAACCTATGCTGTGTTGAGTCATATAAGAAAACAGTCTGTCCTTGTGTGGTCATAGAGCTGTAA